TATTATCTGGTCTCGCAGACCTGCCGATTTTCAATTTCTTGATTGCATCCAATATTTCACATGTGTTTATTGGGCAGCTTAGTGCCCCTGCAGTATGTGGGTAGGGTTTGTACCCTGACTCATCCTCCCAGTTAAGCATTTTGTAGTAGAATCTAGATATAGCATCTcctttacttttgttgttgatgatgatagcacCCGTGGTGTCCCAGACAGTAATCGAGTTTTGTCTCTGCTTTTTCATTAACAGTCTCATAGCCATAAACATTCTTGTCCCGTCCTTTTGCTTTACTATGTTTTGGAGTTGttcttctgtttctttgtatACTAgcgttttttgtattttcttgataTTTAGTAATGTCAGGTTGCTTAATTTTCGAAGATCCCTTATGTCTTCCGGGTTTTTGGAGTTCTGTATTCTTAGCCTCAAGGCTTTCTGGTtttctgagagagagaaaatctcgttattgtgaaatttgtgttgctTTTGATTGATTCCAACAACATTTAATGCTGTCCTCTTCATTGAACTGGTCACTGCATCCCATATCGTATTTGCAGGTTTTGTTGTGTCAATATCGTCGAGTTCTGAAATACTAAGTAAAATTAATCCAGTCATTCAATACTAATTACGGGTTTTCAAAATTACTTAAATAATCCAATTAAAGTTAATTCAAAGGTTTTAATGATTTTGTTGTGCATTGAAACAATATACTCCCATGTTATTACAcaaccaaaataatatatattacaaaaataaacgcAGCATAATTCgttaaaaatacttttttataCTCAAAAATAACTATCACATCGAGACATTATTCTAAAATCATTTGTAAAACTGTAAATCGTGGGCGCTAAATATTAAAATCCAGACAAGTATATTAAGACACTCAAAAAACAGTCATATAAGGAAAACTCGGAATATACATTTACAGTTCAAGTCAGGATTATTTTGCATGTTAAATATCGCATTTTCCGTCGACATTTGGTtataaaaactaacaaaaatcaatatttacaaacTTTAGGAAACCATACCTTTCTTCAATTACTCTGATTAGGGTAATACTTTCATACTCCATAAACATGTGGAATAAATCCATCTCTACTGCACCTcgtgttgttcattttaaccaaaatgcagaaaataatttcttaaatttttttggcGGGATTGATTTAAGGACCACATTATTGAGGATGTTCTTGATATGTAGTTTTTTGGGTGGAAGATTTTTGAAGAAGCTCATCATTTTGGACGTCTCCACTGCGATCAGGGCAAAGATATGAAGGTGCGATAATGCACTGTATTTTTTGActtttaacgtttctgccaggttagCTGCGGAGCCCGGCTCTGCGGCTGACGTAAAGATGTTTCCGGCGGAGAAAATGTCTGTAAAAGTTGCGTCCCATATGAAGGACTTGCCATTTTCGAAGGGGAAAGTTATTTTGACAATTATAATCGAAAATGATTTTGACAATTTATCTGTactttgccaatttgaagttggtgcacacacagacacatacaatacaattttattattaagattaaaaaagTGGATTGATTGTTAGAAACGTGCACAAGTTTTTTTCCATTGACATTGTTTACACCACAAATGACGTTTTTCTGCTCCATACACTTTTCGACATTTCCCATTTTGAGCTTTATTGAAAATCTGTTTTCTTTCagatttatttgcatttttaatcttctaacaaataaaaaaatcaaataccGTTTTTTTAGATTGCGTTTTTTTGGGTTCaatctttgtattttttataggAAATGTATTCCAAAGAGATGATTCATATTTAGAGTTTTCAGTATTCGCAACTTGTTCAACGTGTTCATATTCAACCACATTTGAATCATCTTTCAATCTTTCGTCGTACATTTCTTTGTAATGCTTGGAATCACCATGTACACTATCTTCTGAAGAATCTGAaagacactaataataataaaaaaatcacaaTTACCGATGGATCAGATTCTTGTTTCAGAACTCGATTTAAATGTCGGAACATGTATTCCGACGTTGTCATAAATTTACGAAGTCTCGGATCACGTTCATGCTTTAAATAATCTAAAATGATCATTATGATCTACCTTGAAAACAATATTCAAAATCTTGTTGATATTGTTCTGATATGGACTTTTTTAGGTGCCTTCGGTATCTGGAATATATTGTTAAacatatttaaataccgatcaaTCACAATTTTCAACATTTAGCGATTAAAAAAACTTCGCTATTTAATAAAAGAGTCGTTTTTATATTTCGGATACTTCCTAAACTTAGGTTTAGGAAGTATAGGAAATAACTTTTTACAATTCGGAAATAAAAGTGTCCAACGTTAACTTTAAAGTTTAGTAATGTCAAATAGTTAAAAAGCTAttggaacataaaaacaacccGATAGTAGGTTCTACTGTAAGATAATTGAGATGATTACAGGAGGTATCATCACCTTTAAAAAACGTTTTTACTACAATAAAAACAAGATTTCAACTAAATTTCTAAGtaagattattttaaaatgtcgaataaaatccagaaaagtaaaaaaatcacATTCTATCTTGATAGTAgaatcatttaataataataaattacatttactttcaCATTTGCGCGCCAGCGCTAAATTTCGGCTTAGTATAAATTGATTTCACTGCGACGAACTCATTGAAATGGATGAAATTCGTCTAAACTGTGTGATACTCAACTATATcacaattttaaagaaaatagtcCGAAATTTTGTGGAAAGTGTCATAGCTATTACACTCATGATTATGAATCAATTGATGGAGCTACTCCGCCAAATtatcaaaaaacaagaaaagtaacATTTTGTATTACCTATATTGAATATCCACAATTTTAATTAGTTGTTAACTCTGTCTGTTTTCAtgatttattattgatttaactaaaaattaaattaatatttattgtagAACAGCTATAGTCTCCCCTTTCTCTTTAAAGTGCCTTTCAAAACCgatcttttacaaaatatttttacttctcGAATGACGACACCACTTGCTTCAAACGCATGCGGAACGAATTCTACACAGCCCAGGCAATGACCCGAGTGTAGCTCAGAAGAGAGAGTAAATCATGCTAATTCAAGCTGTCAACATAAGATCGTAGGTTCAAATAGCGATGCTTATTTTTGATAAgaacttttttatttatgaattttttcaaATAGTAAATTATCCTTTTCAGGTTTTTCTGCCTTAAACAGCTTTTTGACATTTGGAATGCTTTTGTTGGTCAAAAAACTTTTAAGAGTGGGAAATTTATCGAACGATGttagatttatttttatgaattgcacctttaattatttttatgattgaaaatattgattttaggATTATTTTGATACAACACGTGTATTGATCGTCAACTTCTAATGACTCGCAGACTGCATCTCAAACCTGCAAATAAAGAGAGGTTATATCTAAACCGAAAGTCTTTGGGGAGAGAACTTGCTTCGGTTTCTTTCAAGAGTGAATTGATGCTCCTCCAGTCCCTCAAAAGTTTATGCTTACGGAGGAAGGGAATTCTGGGggtgataaaaacaaataaattgcacttAGCTAAAATTGCAGGATTTCTAGTCTCCAAGTATGCAATTCTCGACATGGAGAATAGGAGATTGAGCTTATCAAAGATGCTCAAAGAAATTATTTGCTCAACAACATTAATTCTAAAGTGCTACATTTGGTGTTTTTCAAATTTATGAAAGAACAAAATGTTGACCTAGTCACGTCCTCGAGTGGTTATCTAAGGATCTGCGGAGTAAGGCATTGTACTGTCTTTTGCAGGACAGGAATTAATTCTTTGCACCCATGGGGTCCCTGTGCAATCAGTCCAAGAAATGCAGTAAAACTGTCGACCATTTGGCCACCCAGTGTGGAAAAATGTTAAACAGTGAATACTTCGAAAACACAACGAAGTTGTAAGGTGCATTCATCTATATTTGTGCCGAGCAGACAGAAAATGTTGAGTTGATATGCCAATTATGGCAGAGGCAAGAGTCCAATACAATAAGCTTGATATTTATGTCTATGACAAATTAAACCAAGAAACTACTTTAGCGCAGGTGAAAACTATTCCGGTAGTTTTAACATAAAAACGGAGTTGTCTCCAAATACTTAAATATtacatgtataaaataataatcgaAAAAGCAACGAGAACCTACATCACTGAAAAGAATTTTTGAAAGTATGTTAATTGAACACAAACACGGGGTGAAAGTATCTGGTGTACAATACGCCTCAGTTACTGACCACTTCGTGGAAGTGGCATGATGTTGAGACACGTCAATTGAAGCTATGGGAAATACACTCAACCctctcaaattggccatttttggttCCTTCAATTTTGTTGGCCAATTTGAGAAATGGCCAATTTGAGAATAAAATCGATATTTTTTCAAAGAAACTACTTTAATTCATCTTCAGTtagcattatttttttaaatttaaagaaaataaaaaaatcttaatttttttaaaagtataatTTAATTCCCACTTGTTTTTTTTAGATATcagtatattttctttgtaacttCTTATAGATGAGATTAGTTGATACTTTCCTCTGTTTTTCACCTCACGTAGAATCGATCGTATCAACCTGTATAAAGAAGATCAATTTTGTAAAAGCCTTCCTTTGGAACTGTGGGAGAACTTATCCGCCAGGGGTAGAGACCCTTTACAAGCAGTATATCGAGCCAACAATAGGCTATGCATGTGCTGCTTAGGGCTGTAACCTGGCGGCAACGAACCGgctaaaaatcgaaaaaattcaagaaagatcTATCAACCTACTGAAGGACCATACCGATAGGAAAATTGTCCATAGAACACTGGAGTCTCTCGTAGAGGCAAATGGGGGGGATCGTGGAAATGGAACACAAACCattcaccgtacatacagaaagtgtgtggggtcacggtcggaacatcgtgaaaagatgactcgactgttgagaagtgtcggaatcacctgaacgtgttagttaatggttaagacggtgattttgtttggcttaaataataataataaaagtaagacATTATGCTcgttttcaatgttttttaatAAATCTTCTTTAATTGTCTTTAACCTGGCCACAAtgtcatttttattaatttcttcctcatgatttatattttcattattttcatcttcAATATTTCCGCCATTGTCTATCTCTTCTATTATATCATTTTCTGCATATTCATATGGAAGAAATTCTTCAATATCCAACAGATCAAAAATATCTGTCCTTTCTATTGGTATACTatcttctgaattatttttcacGTTATCATTATCTAGAATTCCGAAACAATTTGAAATGGTATGTTGCGATACATCTTTCCATGTTATTTTAACAAATATCACAACATCTTTTaatgcaggggttctcaacctttttttactcgtCGGCCCCTTGATTTTTTTTGACCCCCctaatatttaatcgacccccttaaaaattttatatacaacagacaatataattatttgaaaagtccagataaaattgatttttaGTTATTGCGTCTGCTTTCAGTCGATTCTCTTCCTCTTCGAACCCGAGCAAATGCCCTCGACGGGTACACTTATCCATTTTACAGGGCAGGCTACTTTTGTGGTTGTTCTCGACTCCGATTTAATTGCATGCTTCGCCGCTGTAGGAAAGAGTTTATACTCCGGTCGCATCAAACAAAACTCAATGGAAAAACTTGATGCTAAGTTAGTATTTTAGCATAAATCTATACCAATGGGACCCCCTGTGACTGATGTTTTTTGACCAAAGATTCGATATCTGGCTCTatttgtgttatttttgaacGAATATCTCCTCTAATGAACATATCCAATCTGTTTCGTTCTTTATTTACAATTCGATGTAGAATGCTAAATCCACATTCAACACAGTATGATGTCGGAAAATAGAGTAGCAATTGTGCTACTTCGTTCCAAAATTTTGGATAAATCTCTTTCACTTCAATATTTTGCCAAAAAATAACTGACGTTTTTGAATCTTCATAGTATAGTTTTAATTCTGGATTGAATCTTAGAGTAATTAATTCctcttgaatattttctttttcttcatctggCTTCGACAAAAAAGGATTAATCATCCAAGATGTAATTTCTAATTCAAGAATATCTTGGAATTGGAGAATCAAATCTTTTTCTATACTTAATAAATTTTGCGAAAAGTTGttaatatcttcatcatcaaatGTTTGATAAATTGATTGGAATTCGGGAAtgttataataatttctttttccaagttgtatttatatacagtcaACCCTCTATAATGAACAAAATGTCCACGTCAAAACATCATGTTCACTATTGTCTATAGTGAACAAAaggaatcaaaataacaataaacaatattgaAGTATAATTACAAAGATTATTTAGAGATTTTAATCATGTAATCGGTGATTTTTTGAGAATTATTAGTttgataatttcttaaaatttttcatatttcgtatacttttcctctttgttcataatcattctcaagaaacCATAATTCAAGCGCCTTCGCATATTCACTAGCTTCATATTCACTAGCCATATGTCATCCAtgcttttttatttgatttgtattccacttgtaaattattaattaaatttcttcttcctttaaaGCAGCGTGGATTTTTGGCTTTTCCAATAACAAATGGGTCAAGTTTTTCTCCCATCATACTAACGCAAAACATAACAGTTACTCTTTCTTTTATCGGTTTTTTAGACAGATTTTTGTCCGAGTCAACAGCTAATGTTCTCTtcgacaaaaatttaaaaaacaatccAGTTTCgtccaaattaaaaatattttttgaacaatatTGTTCTAATTTTCTATTGAGGCTTTCTGTAAAATTTTCAATCACAGAGGTTTCAACAAATTGATTTTCCCCACATAAAGCACGGGAAGCAATGcaatatcaatttttaaatttctcaaGCCATCCATTTGATGCTTGAAATCCTTAAATATTACAAACTTTCGCCATTTTTAGAGACATGGACTTCAAAAGATATTCATTGATTGTAAATCCAAATGATCGTTTTTTAACGAACCATTCAAATAAATCTCTGTCGAATGGTTGAGACTTGGGCaattaaattttcttctttttttggtcATCTTGAACATTAAGTATTCCttcagaatttttcaaaattttgtttatgcagcccagagaaacattgaaataaaggGATAAATCGCGCTGTGTGTAATGtctatttttatgataaaattcgattatttccttcttttgaaAAAATGACAGGCGTTTTCGATTTTCCACCATGCTAACAACTGTAGAACGTGtagtttattcattttaaagaattttaaatatatatgtaaaaatattaaatttaatatttttatgttcacaAAAATTTGACGTTCACTATTCTTTAATagtgaacaaaaaaatatttaaataaatgatattatacatttttaaacgtggtattcattttataataaatatattaatgagaatTACTAATATTTGTTATTGTAGATTGCATTAATATGGCCTGTTCACTATAGAGAGGGTTCACTATAGAGAGGGTTGACTGTAACTTAATTTTTtcgataaatatttgaataattcttTTACAATCTATTAACTTTACATACTTTCCCTGAAGTtctaataaaatttcattaaattttccaaaaatcATTTTTGGCAATAATCATGCAATTTTATAGGATGCAATTAGTCCtcctatatataattttaaataataacaactattGTTTCTTTCATTGCTATTTGTAAAAACAGTGTCAATCGTTTTTTGTTTACGAAGTGAATCCTTTAATTCTTCGAAGTACTCTAATGGTCTATCCTTTTTATCCGAATGTTTTCTTCGGAGATGATCCAACAATTTTGACGGTTTCTTTCCAAGTCATCTTAGCAGGCTAGGAGCTATAAAATTTGTGGCCAATTTGAGAATTGGCCATTTTGCAGAGGTTTTTCAATTTAACAGAAGTAAATTGTtaaaaatggccaatttgagagGGTTGAGTGTTTAACAACTTTGTCCGGCGGAGAGATAGAGAGCAAGGGACTAGCAGCAAATTCTTCCCCTAAAGACTGCGACAATAATTTCTAAAATTCAGGagatttgattttgttgttgcgtAACCCCGATCTCACATTAGATTATGAGACCAGGAGCTTGCAGAAACAACAGCGTCCTACCAGGCTGCTGCCATAGGACCTCCGGGGAGTGAATGATAAATTTTTTGCGGAGCTAAAGAAAACCAGGACAGCGGAATAAATGGGCAGTTGTGTGTTGGTCAGCACAGAGAATGGAAGAAAAGGGGGAGATCGAGATGTCCACTTTATGTGCATAGTGGTTTAATGAGGAGTGATGGCCAGAACGGAAACGAGCCAAGTTTGTCTGAGCCGAGCGGTCGAGAGCAATTCAGAAAGGAAATTAGTTATTTCCATTAGATTTAATTTTAGAAATTGATAAAGGAAAATtagttatttccattattttcgtTCTTCCTCCCTAATCATAtaatcaattttttaaataaaaccatTTGTAAAATTAGTGaaattaacattttgttttattttaaataacaaaatttgATCAGATCGTAGCATCCTATAAAATCAAAGTCATCGTTCAGACTCTAAATCAAAGGGTAGTGATTACtagtttaacaaaaaataaacaaaataaatcctTATAAATCGAAATTATGTTACAATTGAATATCATTTTTGATCATTTCTTGGCAACTAAATTCTTGGGTAGAATTGGAGACCGAGAAGTTAACTGAGATGGAAATACGTCTCAGTTCCGAAACAAAAGTAAGATTAAATCCAAGGCATAAAAACAAAGTCACGATTTCACAAAATGCTGCAAAAGACCAAAATttcatgttctaaaataatttgataaaaactcAAAACCTGAGAAAGTCCATCAATATCGACCATCGATGTCCCAAAAAAAgctaaaatgtataaaatat
This genomic stretch from Octopus sinensis unplaced genomic scaffold, ASM634580v1 Contig18749, whole genome shotgun sequence harbors:
- the LOC115231676 gene encoding protein FAM200A-like, whose translation is MINPFLSKPDEEKENIQEELITLRFNPELKLYYEDSKTSVIFWQNIEVKEIYPKFWNEVAQLLLYFPTSYCVECGFSILHRIVNKERNRLDMFIRGDIRSKITQIEPDIESLVKKHQSQGVPLV